The Acidimicrobiia bacterium region ACTCGGTCAGGGCGTCGACGCCGATCGCACCTTGCGACCCGACGCGATCGAGCGCACGGTCGCGGTGCTCCGCGAGTACGGCGAGATCATCGAGCGGCTCGGCGCCGAGCGGGTGCGCGCCACGGCCACCAGCGCGTCGCGCGACGCGCGCAACCGCGACGACTTCTTCGACCCCGCGACCGACGCGCTGCGCGGGACGCGTCCGGAGTTGCTGGCGGGTGAGGACGAGGCCGCGCTGTCGTTCCTCGGTGCGACCGCCGGGCTGCAGGAGCCCGCGCCGTTCCTCGTGATCGACGTCGGTGGCGGCTCGACCGAGTTCGTGCTCGGCACCGACAAGCCCGAGGGCCTCATCTCCATCGACATCGGTTGCGTCCGGCTGACCGAGCAGTACCTGCACGGTGATCCGCCGGAGCCGGAGGAGCTGAGCAACGCGGTGTCGGCGGTGCGCGACCACCTCTCCGACGTCGAGCGCGAGATCCCTTCGGTTGCGAGCGCGGCGACGGTCGTCGGCCTTGCGGGCACGGTCACGACGCTCGCCGCGATCGAGCTCGGCCTCACGACGTACGACCCGAAGTTCACGCATCATTTCCGTTTGACGCGCGCCGCGGCCGAGGACGTGTTCCGCACGCTCGCGACCGAGCCGATCGCGCGGCGCCGCCACAATCCCGGGCTCGATCCGGGACGCGTCGACGTCATCGTCGGCGGCGCGATCATCGTCGTGTCGATTCTCCGGCACTTCGAGTTCGCCGAGATGCTCGTGTCGGAGACCGACATCCTCGATGGCCTCGCGCGCAGCCTCGGCTGACTACTTCGCCGATCGAATCGAGCCGGCGATGCCCCGCGCGATCGCGGGGTCGAGCCCGAGGCCGATCCTCACGTCGACCACCTTGCTGCCGCGTGCGATGAGGTAGCTGACCGCCGGAACGAACGGACCCGTCACCGGCGCGCGTTCGAGCGTGAGCCCGTTGTGATGGAGCGCGCTCGCGGCGAGACGCCGGGTGACCTCGAGGTTCTGGTCGAACGTGGTCATCAACAACGATGCAACCGGCGGAGCCGTCGGCTTTCGAACCAGACATGCGCCTTCACCGATGCTGACGTCGGCTGTGCCCAGCGCGACCGTGTTCGGGAGCGGACCGCAGGCATCGGGTGTGACCGTCTTCCACGACTTCGGCACGCGCACCGAGATCCCGGCGTACGTGATCGTCCGCCACGATCGCGGCGCCGGGCCGAATGGCTGCTGCAGGACGCGCGCGTCGGTCGAGTACGTGAGCGTCTGCAGGATCGGCGGCGTGGCGACGTTGCCCAGATCGATGCGCACCTTCAACCTGGGCACGTCGACGATCGCGCCGCAATGCGCCTGCGGCGGGCAATTGGGCGACCACTCCGCGTACCG contains the following coding sequences:
- a CDS encoding Ppx/GppA phosphatase family protein, which produces MTRVAAVDIGTNSTRLLVADVDGRGADATLEPVQREMRITRLGQGVDADRTLRPDAIERTVAVLREYGEIIERLGAERVRATATSASRDARNRDDFFDPATDALRGTRPELLAGEDEAALSFLGATAGLQEPAPFLVIDVGGGSTEFVLGTDKPEGLISIDIGCVRLTEQYLHGDPPEPEELSNAVSAVRDHLSDVEREIPSVASAATVVGLAGTVTTLAAIELGLTTYDPKFTHHFRLTRAAAEDVFRTLATEPIARRRHNPGLDPGRVDVIVGGAIIVVSILRHFEFAEMLVSETDILDGLARSLG